One window of Epinephelus fuscoguttatus linkage group LG9, E.fuscoguttatus.final_Chr_v1 genomic DNA carries:
- the bod1l1 gene encoding biorientation of chromosomes in cell division protein 1-like 1 isoform X2: MAGLPPGDPQLVSMIVNHLKTQGLFDQFRRDCLADVDTKPAYLNLKQRVDNFVSNHLSNHTWSPHLNKNQLRNNIRQLVLQSGMLEQGVDRIVAQVVDPKINHIFRPQVERVVREFLSPGSCSEEPLPPLPLIEIKPDSSIPEQASSSAPATTAASDAMSILDTITSLNQEASVRASSDKGRKGQDESMQLVEDGEQDMSIVEEGDSHHDGRTQEEADELASEVQALEVKTEDSQDQMDLGKEGLTEEVKMEEEESGAPEQTEEERYKAASRTTGKPSEERQDDDLLKSTSQAKQKARERIKEEYFLEDSDLEGLSDITVSSVHTSDLSSFEEQSEDDEQLSDSSEEGELPSDDQDEKAEKKPASGDTEEEERKPRRKAYVHKPFLYSRYYSDSDDEITVEERRRSAAKDKEERLLKRQQNRERMEEKRKQKAAQAEEQDHKKQKSGDTAGLEGPRAKEARKERKVLEKKMALNRKRKLDSRKEEDVSSKKKGDAEGSKKAEVKPTTSKPPQPKLIRNLSESASSDERHRRMSGSVSEDSSEPKKLTDKGRTHSFILELEQGSQEALKQRSVGKFDRLSRKELHPKERKEKERSLSDERAKLKQKLEKKSEHQADESQQKEGVAVKVPSEDKGEKKLKIKSEKKTAGTTREGKLSESVADEGPKDASVKKTKAPSMETVKAEKDKIREKEKDKEKSKEKEKAKGEKTSAKSDFKQLLRPDSAGSSEDRSDMEPDGSKKKDKHSKEVLKRSKSHSEDRPGDKPKSKTDSKDSEKEKTKADQDSQKSNKSSSETDKDPKRVKPTEKGRTMEKSKSKSKEETKTLLSSKTDKVQSSEVKPTGSAPISKPEATKEKKREGNAKEQRKVSEEPLHDKSDIKTAKKKTEKKDKVPEKKDDSQEEKKAAREDKLEKSDKSSKSSLSSAEADELLKKRSLLQDTSTDSDPVTTTVTTSFSDDTCDALSDITPEPPEGETESRLSDIPAVPAEADALLALMDVCTSAEARLPPESSREDVTPEMQDADMKMQEAALTLLSMDPDSTVSSTLMCHSTREEPEVSQSETSPQPMETSAAEQEEPVMAAQTAAEAEPSPVTTQQIVELVDEKLNTADVSENLEKEMDVEASQEDDTISSECQPLLNEDEAKDAETAPETQPDGNMASAAAAAEEEEEEAAAAAAEEATAEEEAAAAEEATAEEEEAAAEEATAAEEAAAEEATAAEEAAAEEAAEAEAAEAVAGEEAAGAVVSEAEETRGATEERITAADANEQISEIPTTQDQTEPEVADTKTSPKAEEAESETVEEENVASEKSDTQTMGPEKTEEIRESGPESQSKLVKQISNVSSTDSQDDEKGSDLSEKEEKTERRGRRKRKLSTQKVEAVKESGDERDEKESKEQPSAEEPEQEKAAEVRTPRRGRSSKTTEEVERDQPKEAEKLEETPSRGGRRSGAAAKETTADNQEKDESKDEESTEKEERTEEESGPKETAQQESQDNLPSPVPEDAEAAGSSASKETTDTYEPAVKRKRSEEMEESMEETQAKEEVKTDNSQQEQSEQQPDSVCSPSVSQAEGEEEVTEEICSEKKPDDAEEEQQQEDQETTPKRPGRRGRPKAAAATTEDSDKKDKKAEESEQNDEEEDDDGDKEGEEKGTATRATTRLASRLEAERNKPSKPSTRASRQSGKEETAAGTRGTRGQAAAAAAAAGAAKGGRKREASPPAVRTRGGQKSEEPPTKRAKR, encoded by the exons ATGGCCGGTTTACCTCCCGGAGACCCGCAGCTGGTCTCAATGATCGTCAACCACCTGAAAACACAGGGTCTCTTCGACCAGTTCAGGAGGGACTGCCTGGCAGACGTTGATACAAAG CCAGCTTACTTGAACCTCAAACAAAGAGTGGACAATTTTGTCTCCAATCACCTCTCTAACCACACATGGAGCCCTCATCTGAACAAGAACCAGCTGAGAAACAACATCAGACAACTTGTGCTGCA ATCTGGGATGCTGGAGCAGGGAGTGGACAGGATCGTAGCCCAGGTGGTGGATCCCAAAATCAACCACATCTTCAGGCCGCAGGTGGAGAGGGTGGTCCGTGAGTTTCTGTCACCTGGCAGCTGCTCTGAGGAGCCACTGCCCCCTCTGCCTTTAATAGAGATCAAACCAGACAGCAGTATTCCTGAGCAAG CCTCCTCGTCTGCTCCGGCTACCACTGCAGCCAGCGATGCCATGTCCATCCTGGACACCATAACTTCTCTGAACCAGGAGGCGAGCGTCAGGGCCAGCTCAGACAAAGGACGCAAAGGCCAAGATGAGTCCATGCAGCTGGTGGAGGACGGTGAGCAGGACATGAGCATTGTCGAAGAAGGAGACAGCCACCATGATGGAAGGACACAGGAGGAGGCAGACGAGCTGGCATCAGAGGTCCAGGCGTTAGAAGTGAAGACAGAGGACTCTCAGGATCAGATGGATCTGGGAAAAGAGGGGTTAACAGAGGAGGTGAAGATGGAAGAAGAGGAGTCAGGAGCTCCGGAGcagacggaggaggagagatatAAAGCTGCCAGCAGAACAACTGGAAAACCCTCAGAGGAGAGGCAGGACGATGATCTGCTTAAATCTACCAGTCAGGCAAAGCAGAAAGCCAGAGAGAGGATAAAGGAAG AATACTTTTTGGAAGACTCTGACCTGGAGGGTCTGAGTGACATCACCGTGAGCTCCGTCCACACCAGCGACCTGTCGTCATTCGAGGAACAAAGTGAAGATGACGAGCAGCTGTCTGATTCCTCTGAAGAGGGCGAGCTCCCATCAGATG ACCAAGATGAGAAAGCAGAAAAGAAACCAGCCAGTGgagacacagaagaagaagagcgcAAACCTCGCCGCAAGGCCTACGTTCACAAGCCCTTCCTCTACTCCCGTTACTATAGTGACTCGGATGATGAAATCACTGTGGAAGAACGCCGGAGATCTGCT GCAAAGGACAAAGAGGAAAGGCTGCTGAAGAGACAACAGAACAGAGAGCGAATGGAAGAGAAGCGTAAACAGAAAGCAGCACAGGCTGAAGAACAAG atcacaaaaaacaaaagagtggAGACACTGCTGGGCTGGAGGGCCCCAGGGCCAAAGAGGCACGCAAAGAAAGGAAAGttctggagaaaaaaatggctctcaacaggaagaggaagctCGACTCAAG GAAAGAGGAAGATGTTTCAAGCAAAAAGAAAGGAGATGCAGAAGGATCCAAGAAAGCG GAAGTAAAACCTACAACGTCAAAACCTCCACAACCGAAACTGATCAGAAACCTGTCAGAATCAGCATCGTCTGACGAGAGGCACAGAAGGATGAGTGGCAGCGTCTCCGAAGACTCCAGTGAACCCAAAAAGCTGACGGACAAAGGCCGGACTCACTCCTTCATCCTGGAGTTGGAGCAAGGCTCCCAGGAGGCTCTCAAACAGCGCTCAGTTGGGAAATTTGACAGGCTGTCCCGTAAAGAACTTCACCCTAAAGAACGCAAAGAGAAAGAACGCAGCTTGTCAGATGAACGTGCCAAACTTAAACAAAAGCTGGAGAAAAAATCTGAACATCAGGCAGATGAATCTCAGCAGAAGGAAGGTGTCGCCGTTAAAGTGCCGTCTGAAGACAAAGGTGAGAAGAAGCTGAAGATTAAAAGTGAGAAGAAAACAGCTGGAACCACGAGGGAAGGAAAGTTGTCAGAAAGTGTGGCAGACGAGGGTCCTAAAGATGCTTCTGTCAAGAAGACGAAAGCTCCATCGATGGAGACTGTCAAAGCAGAGAAGGACAAAAttagagaaaaggagaaagataaggaaaagagcaaagaaaaggaaaaggccAAAGGTGAGAAAACTTCAGCTAAAAGTGATTTCAAGCAGCTGCTCCGCCCTGATTCTGCCGGCTCCTCCGAGGATCGGTCTGACATGGAGCCCGACGGCAGCAAGAAGAAAGATAAACACTCCAAGGAAGTCCTGAAGAGATCAAAGAGCCACAGTGAGGACAGGCCAGGAGACAAACCCAAATCTAAAACTGACAGTAAAGACAGCGAGAAGGAAAAGACTAAGGCAGATCAAGACAGCCAGAAATCGAACAAGTCCAGCTCTGAAACGGACAAAGATCCAAAAAGGGTAAAACCAACAGAAAAAGGAAGAACCATGGAAAAATCTAAATCAAAATCCAAAGAGGAAACAaagactttattgtcatcaaaGACAGATAAAGTTCAGAGTTCTGAAGTCAAACCTACAGGAAGTGCACCCATCAGCAAACCTGAGGCGacaaaggagaagaaaagagaggggaatgcaaaggagcagcgtaAAGTCTCCGAGGAACCTCTGCATGACAAATCAGACATTAAAACTGCAAAGAAGAAAACCGAGAAGAAGGATAAAGTCCCAGAAAAGAAAGATGACAGCcaagaggagaagaaagcagCCAGAGAAGACAAACTGGAaaagtctgataaatcttcAAAGTCCTCACTTTCCTCAGCTGAAgcagacgagctgctgaagaaACGCTCTCTCCTCCAAGACACCAGCACAGACTCCGACCCCGTCACCACCACCGTCACCACCTCCTTCTCAGACGATACTTGTGACGCACTAAGCGACATCACCCCTGAGCCTCCTGAGGGCGAAACAGAGTCACGGCTGAGCGACATTCCAGCTGTGCCGGCCGAGGCTGACGCTCTGTTGGCTCTCATGGACGTCTGTACCTCAGCAGAGGCGAGACTTCCCCCTGAGAGCAGTCGGGAGGATGTGACGCCTGAGATGCAGGATGCTGACATGAAGATGCAAGAGGCAGCTCTGACTCTGCTCTCCATGGACCCTGACAGCACAGTTTCCTCCACCTTAATGTGTCACAGCACCAGAGAAGAACCAGAGGTGAGTCAGAGTGAAACTTCACCACAGCCGATGGAAACCAGTGCAGCTGAACAGGAAGAGCCTGTAATGGCTGCGCAAACAGCTGCTGAAGCTGAGCCGTCACCAGTTACAACTCAACAAATTGTTGAGCTTGTTGATGAAAAACTGAACACTGCAG ATGTGTCTGAAAATTTGGAGAAAGAAATGGATGTGGAGGCTTCacag GAGGATGACACTATCTCAAGTGAATGTCAGCCTCTTTTAAATGAGGATGAAGCCAAAGATGCAGAAACTGCTCCTGAAACACAGCCAGATGGAAATAtggcatcagcagcagcagcagcagaagaagaagaagaagaagcagcagcagcagcagcagaggaagcaacagcagaagaagaagcagcagcagcagaggaagcaacagcagaagaagaagaagcagcagcagaggaagcaa cagcagcagaggaagcagcagcagaggaagcaacagcagcagaggaagcagcagcagaggaagcagcagaaGCAGAGGCAGCAGAAGCAGTGGCTGGTGAAGAAG CTGCTGGTGCTGTCGTGTCAGAAGCAGAGGAGACGAGAGGAGCCACAGAGGAAAGAATAACTGCAGCTGACGCCAATGAACAAATCTCAGAAATTCCCACAACACAAG ATCAAACTGAGCCAGAAGTTGCAGACACAAAGACGAGCCCCAAG GCAGAGGAAGCTGAGAGTgagacagtggaggaagaaaATGTTGCATCAGAGAAGAGTGACACACAAACT ATGGGGCCGGAGAAGACAGAGGAGATCAGAGAAAGTGGACCTGAGAGTCAGTCCAAACTGGTCAAACAAATCA GTAATGTCTCCAGCACAGACAGCCAGGATGACGAGAAGGGATCAGACCTGTCAGAGAAG gaagagaagacagagaggagaggaagacgtAAACGAAAGCTTTCCACACAGAAAGTTGAAGCAGTGAAAGAATCAG GTGATGAGAGGGATGAAAAGGAAAGTAAAGAGCAGCCATCTGCTGAG GAACCGGAGCAGGAGAAGGCTGCAGAAGTCAGAACACCACGCAGGGGTCGATCATCCAAAACCAccgaggaggtggagagggacCAACCTAAAGAAGCTGAGAAATTGGAGGAGACTCCGAGCCGCGGGGGGAGACGTTCAGGAGCTGCTGCCAAAGAAACCACTGCTG ATAATCAAGAGAAGGATGAGAGTAAAGACGAGGAGAGCACTGAGAAAGAAGAG AGAACTGAAGAGGAAAGTGGACCAAAGGAAACTGCACAGCAAGAAAGTCAAGACAATCTGCCGTCTCCTGTTCCTGAAGACGCTGAAGCTGCAGGAAGCTCCGCCTCCAAAGAGACCACTGACACAT ATGAACCAGCAGTGAAGAGGAAGAGGTCAGAGGAAATGGAGGAATCTATGGAG GAAACTCAGGCTAAAGAGGAGGTAAAGACGGACAACAGTCAACAAGAACAAAGTGAGCAACAACCTGACAGTg tttgTTCCCCCTCAGTGAGTCAGGcagagggtgaggaggaggtcacAGAGGAGATCTGCAGCGAGAAGAAACCAGATGAT gctgaggaggagcagCAACAGGAGGACCAAGAGACGACTCCAAAGAGACCTGGGCGGAGAGGTCGGccgaaagcagcagcagcaacaacagaggATTCAG ataaaaaggacaaaaaggCAGAAGAAAGTGAGCAGAACGACGAAGAGGAGGACGACGATGGTGACAAAGAAGGGGAAGAAAAGGGAACTGCAACCAGAGCGACCACACGCTTAGCATCTCGCCTGGAGGCTGAAAG AAACAAGCCAAGCAAACCATCCACCCGGGCGAGTCGACAGAGCGGTAAAGAGGAGACCGCAGCTGGCACACG CGGGACGAGGGGCCAGgcagcggcggcagcagcagcagcaggagcagcgaAGGGGGGGCGTAAACGTGAGGCCAGCCCCCCTGCGGTGCGAACGCGGGGAGGACAGAAATCAGAGGAGCCCCCTACCAAGAGAGCCAAACGCTAA
- the bod1l1 gene encoding biorientation of chromosomes in cell division protein 1-like 1 isoform X4, translating to MAGLPPGDPQLVSMIVNHLKTQGLFDQFRRDCLADVDTKPAYLNLKQRVDNFVSNHLSNHTWSPHLNKNQLRNNIRQLVLQSGMLEQGVDRIVAQVVDPKINHIFRPQVERVVREFLSPGSCSEEPLPPLPLIEIKPDSSIPEQASSSAPATTAASDAMSILDTITSLNQEASVRASSDKGRKGQDESMQLVEDGEQDMSIVEEGDSHHDGRTQEEADELASEVQALEVKTEDSQDQMDLGKEGLTEEVKMEEEESGAPEQTEEERYKAASRTTGKPSEERQDDDLLKSTSQAKQKARERIKEEYFLEDSDLEGLSDITVSSVHTSDLSSFEEQSEDDEQLSDSSEEGELPSDDQDEKAEKKPASGDTEEEERKPRRKAYVHKPFLYSRYYSDSDDEITVEERRRSAAKDKEERLLKRQQNRERMEEKRKQKAAQAEEQDHKKQKSGDTAGLEGPRAKEARKERKVLEKKMALNRKRKLDSRKEEDVSSKKKGDAEGSKKAEVKPTTSKPPQPKLIRNLSESASSDERHRRMSGSVSEDSSEPKKLTDKGRTHSFILELEQGSQEALKQRSVGKFDRLSRKELHPKERKEKERSLSDERAKLKQKLEKKSEHQADESQQKEGVAVKVPSEDKGEKKLKIKSEKKTAGTTREGKLSESVADEGPKDASVKKTKAPSMETVKAEKDKIREKEKDKEKSKEKEKAKGEKTSAKSDFKQLLRPDSAGSSEDRSDMEPDGSKKKDKHSKEVLKRSKSHSEDRPGDKPKSKTDSKDSEKEKTKADQDSQKSNKSSSETDKDPKRVKPTEKGRTMEKSKSKSKEETKTLLSSKTDKVQSSEVKPTGSAPISKPEATKEKKREGNAKEQRKVSEEPLHDKSDIKTAKKKTEKKDKVPEKKDDSQEEKKAAREDKLEKSDKSSKSSLSSAEADELLKKRSLLQDTSTDSDPVTTTVTTSFSDDTCDALSDITPEPPEGETESRLSDIPAVPAEADALLALMDVCTSAEARLPPESSREDVTPEMQDADMKMQEAALTLLSMDPDSTVSSTLMCHSTREEPEVSQSETSPQPMETSAAEQEEPVMAAQTAAEAEPSPVTTQQIVELVDEKLNTADVSENLEKEMDVEASQEDDTISSECQPLLNEDEAKDAETAPETQPDGNMASAAAAAEEEEEEAAAAAAEEATAEEEEAAAEEATAAEEAAAEEAAEAEAAEAVAGEEAAGAVVSEAEETRGATEERITAADANEQISEIPTTQDQTEPEVADTKTSPKAEEAESETVEEENVASEKSDTQTMGPEKTEEIRESGPESQSKLVKQISNVSSTDSQDDEKGSDLSEKEEKTERRGRRKRKLSTQKVEAVKESGDERDEKESKEQPSAEEPEQEKAAEVRTPRRGRSSKTTEEVERDQPKEAEKLEETPSRGGRRSGAAAKETTADNQEKDESKDEESTEKEERTEEESGPKETAQQESQDNLPSPVPEDAEAAGSSASKETTDTYEPAVKRKRSEEMEESMEETQAKEEVKTDNSQQEQSEQQPDSVCSPSVSQAEGEEEVTEEICSEKKPDDAEEEQQQEDQETTPKRPGRRGRPKAAAATTEDSDKKDKKAEESEQNDEEEDDDGDKEGEEKGTATRATTRLASRLEAERNKPSKPSTRASRQSGKEETAAGTRGTRGQAAAAAAAAGAAKGGRKREASPPAVRTRGGQKSEEPPTKRAKR from the exons ATGGCCGGTTTACCTCCCGGAGACCCGCAGCTGGTCTCAATGATCGTCAACCACCTGAAAACACAGGGTCTCTTCGACCAGTTCAGGAGGGACTGCCTGGCAGACGTTGATACAAAG CCAGCTTACTTGAACCTCAAACAAAGAGTGGACAATTTTGTCTCCAATCACCTCTCTAACCACACATGGAGCCCTCATCTGAACAAGAACCAGCTGAGAAACAACATCAGACAACTTGTGCTGCA ATCTGGGATGCTGGAGCAGGGAGTGGACAGGATCGTAGCCCAGGTGGTGGATCCCAAAATCAACCACATCTTCAGGCCGCAGGTGGAGAGGGTGGTCCGTGAGTTTCTGTCACCTGGCAGCTGCTCTGAGGAGCCACTGCCCCCTCTGCCTTTAATAGAGATCAAACCAGACAGCAGTATTCCTGAGCAAG CCTCCTCGTCTGCTCCGGCTACCACTGCAGCCAGCGATGCCATGTCCATCCTGGACACCATAACTTCTCTGAACCAGGAGGCGAGCGTCAGGGCCAGCTCAGACAAAGGACGCAAAGGCCAAGATGAGTCCATGCAGCTGGTGGAGGACGGTGAGCAGGACATGAGCATTGTCGAAGAAGGAGACAGCCACCATGATGGAAGGACACAGGAGGAGGCAGACGAGCTGGCATCAGAGGTCCAGGCGTTAGAAGTGAAGACAGAGGACTCTCAGGATCAGATGGATCTGGGAAAAGAGGGGTTAACAGAGGAGGTGAAGATGGAAGAAGAGGAGTCAGGAGCTCCGGAGcagacggaggaggagagatatAAAGCTGCCAGCAGAACAACTGGAAAACCCTCAGAGGAGAGGCAGGACGATGATCTGCTTAAATCTACCAGTCAGGCAAAGCAGAAAGCCAGAGAGAGGATAAAGGAAG AATACTTTTTGGAAGACTCTGACCTGGAGGGTCTGAGTGACATCACCGTGAGCTCCGTCCACACCAGCGACCTGTCGTCATTCGAGGAACAAAGTGAAGATGACGAGCAGCTGTCTGATTCCTCTGAAGAGGGCGAGCTCCCATCAGATG ACCAAGATGAGAAAGCAGAAAAGAAACCAGCCAGTGgagacacagaagaagaagagcgcAAACCTCGCCGCAAGGCCTACGTTCACAAGCCCTTCCTCTACTCCCGTTACTATAGTGACTCGGATGATGAAATCACTGTGGAAGAACGCCGGAGATCTGCT GCAAAGGACAAAGAGGAAAGGCTGCTGAAGAGACAACAGAACAGAGAGCGAATGGAAGAGAAGCGTAAACAGAAAGCAGCACAGGCTGAAGAACAAG atcacaaaaaacaaaagagtggAGACACTGCTGGGCTGGAGGGCCCCAGGGCCAAAGAGGCACGCAAAGAAAGGAAAGttctggagaaaaaaatggctctcaacaggaagaggaagctCGACTCAAG GAAAGAGGAAGATGTTTCAAGCAAAAAGAAAGGAGATGCAGAAGGATCCAAGAAAGCG GAAGTAAAACCTACAACGTCAAAACCTCCACAACCGAAACTGATCAGAAACCTGTCAGAATCAGCATCGTCTGACGAGAGGCACAGAAGGATGAGTGGCAGCGTCTCCGAAGACTCCAGTGAACCCAAAAAGCTGACGGACAAAGGCCGGACTCACTCCTTCATCCTGGAGTTGGAGCAAGGCTCCCAGGAGGCTCTCAAACAGCGCTCAGTTGGGAAATTTGACAGGCTGTCCCGTAAAGAACTTCACCCTAAAGAACGCAAAGAGAAAGAACGCAGCTTGTCAGATGAACGTGCCAAACTTAAACAAAAGCTGGAGAAAAAATCTGAACATCAGGCAGATGAATCTCAGCAGAAGGAAGGTGTCGCCGTTAAAGTGCCGTCTGAAGACAAAGGTGAGAAGAAGCTGAAGATTAAAAGTGAGAAGAAAACAGCTGGAACCACGAGGGAAGGAAAGTTGTCAGAAAGTGTGGCAGACGAGGGTCCTAAAGATGCTTCTGTCAAGAAGACGAAAGCTCCATCGATGGAGACTGTCAAAGCAGAGAAGGACAAAAttagagaaaaggagaaagataaggaaaagagcaaagaaaaggaaaaggccAAAGGTGAGAAAACTTCAGCTAAAAGTGATTTCAAGCAGCTGCTCCGCCCTGATTCTGCCGGCTCCTCCGAGGATCGGTCTGACATGGAGCCCGACGGCAGCAAGAAGAAAGATAAACACTCCAAGGAAGTCCTGAAGAGATCAAAGAGCCACAGTGAGGACAGGCCAGGAGACAAACCCAAATCTAAAACTGACAGTAAAGACAGCGAGAAGGAAAAGACTAAGGCAGATCAAGACAGCCAGAAATCGAACAAGTCCAGCTCTGAAACGGACAAAGATCCAAAAAGGGTAAAACCAACAGAAAAAGGAAGAACCATGGAAAAATCTAAATCAAAATCCAAAGAGGAAACAaagactttattgtcatcaaaGACAGATAAAGTTCAGAGTTCTGAAGTCAAACCTACAGGAAGTGCACCCATCAGCAAACCTGAGGCGacaaaggagaagaaaagagaggggaatgcaaaggagcagcgtaAAGTCTCCGAGGAACCTCTGCATGACAAATCAGACATTAAAACTGCAAAGAAGAAAACCGAGAAGAAGGATAAAGTCCCAGAAAAGAAAGATGACAGCcaagaggagaagaaagcagCCAGAGAAGACAAACTGGAaaagtctgataaatcttcAAAGTCCTCACTTTCCTCAGCTGAAgcagacgagctgctgaagaaACGCTCTCTCCTCCAAGACACCAGCACAGACTCCGACCCCGTCACCACCACCGTCACCACCTCCTTCTCAGACGATACTTGTGACGCACTAAGCGACATCACCCCTGAGCCTCCTGAGGGCGAAACAGAGTCACGGCTGAGCGACATTCCAGCTGTGCCGGCCGAGGCTGACGCTCTGTTGGCTCTCATGGACGTCTGTACCTCAGCAGAGGCGAGACTTCCCCCTGAGAGCAGTCGGGAGGATGTGACGCCTGAGATGCAGGATGCTGACATGAAGATGCAAGAGGCAGCTCTGACTCTGCTCTCCATGGACCCTGACAGCACAGTTTCCTCCACCTTAATGTGTCACAGCACCAGAGAAGAACCAGAGGTGAGTCAGAGTGAAACTTCACCACAGCCGATGGAAACCAGTGCAGCTGAACAGGAAGAGCCTGTAATGGCTGCGCAAACAGCTGCTGAAGCTGAGCCGTCACCAGTTACAACTCAACAAATTGTTGAGCTTGTTGATGAAAAACTGAACACTGCAG ATGTGTCTGAAAATTTGGAGAAAGAAATGGATGTGGAGGCTTCacag GAGGATGACACTATCTCAAGTGAATGTCAGCCTCTTTTAAATGAGGATGAAGCCAAAGATGCAGAAACTGCTCCTGAAACACAGCCAGATGGAAATAtggcatcagcagcagcagcagcagaagaagaagaagaagaagcagcagcagcagcagcagaggaagcaacagcagaagaagaa gaagcagcagcagaggaagcaacagcagcagaggaagcagcagcagaggaagcagcagaaGCAGAGGCAGCAGAAGCAGTGGCTGGTGAAGAAG CTGCTGGTGCTGTCGTGTCAGAAGCAGAGGAGACGAGAGGAGCCACAGAGGAAAGAATAACTGCAGCTGACGCCAATGAACAAATCTCAGAAATTCCCACAACACAAG ATCAAACTGAGCCAGAAGTTGCAGACACAAAGACGAGCCCCAAG GCAGAGGAAGCTGAGAGTgagacagtggaggaagaaaATGTTGCATCAGAGAAGAGTGACACACAAACT ATGGGGCCGGAGAAGACAGAGGAGATCAGAGAAAGTGGACCTGAGAGTCAGTCCAAACTGGTCAAACAAATCA GTAATGTCTCCAGCACAGACAGCCAGGATGACGAGAAGGGATCAGACCTGTCAGAGAAG gaagagaagacagagaggagaggaagacgtAAACGAAAGCTTTCCACACAGAAAGTTGAAGCAGTGAAAGAATCAG GTGATGAGAGGGATGAAAAGGAAAGTAAAGAGCAGCCATCTGCTGAG GAACCGGAGCAGGAGAAGGCTGCAGAAGTCAGAACACCACGCAGGGGTCGATCATCCAAAACCAccgaggaggtggagagggacCAACCTAAAGAAGCTGAGAAATTGGAGGAGACTCCGAGCCGCGGGGGGAGACGTTCAGGAGCTGCTGCCAAAGAAACCACTGCTG ATAATCAAGAGAAGGATGAGAGTAAAGACGAGGAGAGCACTGAGAAAGAAGAG AGAACTGAAGAGGAAAGTGGACCAAAGGAAACTGCACAGCAAGAAAGTCAAGACAATCTGCCGTCTCCTGTTCCTGAAGACGCTGAAGCTGCAGGAAGCTCCGCCTCCAAAGAGACCACTGACACAT ATGAACCAGCAGTGAAGAGGAAGAGGTCAGAGGAAATGGAGGAATCTATGGAG GAAACTCAGGCTAAAGAGGAGGTAAAGACGGACAACAGTCAACAAGAACAAAGTGAGCAACAACCTGACAGTg tttgTTCCCCCTCAGTGAGTCAGGcagagggtgaggaggaggtcacAGAGGAGATCTGCAGCGAGAAGAAACCAGATGAT gctgaggaggagcagCAACAGGAGGACCAAGAGACGACTCCAAAGAGACCTGGGCGGAGAGGTCGGccgaaagcagcagcagcaacaacagaggATTCAG ataaaaaggacaaaaaggCAGAAGAAAGTGAGCAGAACGACGAAGAGGAGGACGACGATGGTGACAAAGAAGGGGAAGAAAAGGGAACTGCAACCAGAGCGACCACACGCTTAGCATCTCGCCTGGAGGCTGAAAG AAACAAGCCAAGCAAACCATCCACCCGGGCGAGTCGACAGAGCGGTAAAGAGGAGACCGCAGCTGGCACACG CGGGACGAGGGGCCAGgcagcggcggcagcagcagcagcaggagcagcgaAGGGGGGGCGTAAACGTGAGGCCAGCCCCCCTGCGGTGCGAACGCGGGGAGGACAGAAATCAGAGGAGCCCCCTACCAAGAGAGCCAAACGCTAA